Proteins encoded together in one Bacteroides ovatus window:
- a CDS encoding RagB/SusD family nutrient uptake outer membrane protein, which yields MKKLYRFSAIALLVLPLVFTSCSDYLDRDDDDNITEADVFARYEKVNGLVSDVYAAAKKADRPLVFFEHFSNSAITDECEGTNVEGNITNNFNNGAWNPNSLPGSVGQYWEALYEGIRKANLIIENVQKYNTPDNPQQDGDLRNRIGEMYFMRGYFHMLLLRMYGEAPYIDRVINAGDNMDFKKESVHSMVEKIVTDAQTAYGMVPNKYVKTSENFGRVDKGACLGLISFVRWVAATPLWNGASQYGYNLRRVFENEYAYDATRWRKAKEAAKAVLDFEVGGTKRYSLYTKHDANDFKDPADGNLNDSRVYARLWDMFYDMDAFANEYVFFMTKSKDQAWQGDIYPPSREGSSRQQPVQEQVDEYEYIVGDYGYPVYSAEARKGGYDDTNPYVKGTRDPRFYRDVIYHGAPYRNNKNESKTINTASGSDKIGATNATTTGYYLRKFQQESWNKSGNFSINAPAIWRLPEFIYIYAEACNELGEDIDEAYKLVNTVRERSFMKPMPPEVKTNQQLMREYIQRERRVELFYEGKRPWTCRLYLEPTSKEELAKESLWKSSGSDNSKRTQKYWAANNGALPRCQRMINGMRPVQDENGAITVDGVKYRMERFCVEERTFSIQHYLFPIRQSELQKTPTIEQNPGW from the coding sequence ATGAAAAAGTTATATAGATTTTCAGCAATTGCTTTATTGGTCCTGCCGTTGGTCTTTACTTCATGTAGCGATTACCTGGATCGGGACGATGATGATAATATTACGGAAGCGGACGTTTTTGCCCGTTACGAAAAAGTGAACGGACTGGTTTCCGACGTATACGCGGCTGCAAAGAAAGCAGACCGTCCGCTGGTGTTCTTTGAGCACTTCAGCAACAGTGCCATTACGGACGAATGTGAAGGAACCAACGTAGAGGGAAACATTACGAATAACTTCAATAACGGTGCCTGGAACCCGAATTCTTTGCCCGGTAGTGTAGGGCAATATTGGGAAGCTCTCTATGAAGGAATCCGTAAAGCGAACCTGATTATAGAAAATGTACAGAAGTATAATACGCCCGACAACCCACAGCAGGATGGTGATCTTCGCAACCGTATCGGTGAGATGTATTTCATGCGTGGTTATTTCCACATGCTGTTATTGCGTATGTATGGCGAAGCTCCTTATATTGACCGTGTGATTAATGCCGGAGATAATATGGACTTCAAGAAAGAATCTGTTCATTCGATGGTTGAAAAGATTGTGACAGATGCGCAAACTGCTTATGGCATGGTTCCTAATAAATATGTGAAAACTTCCGAGAATTTTGGTCGTGTGGATAAGGGAGCCTGTCTGGGATTGATTTCTTTTGTTCGCTGGGTAGCGGCTACTCCGTTGTGGAACGGTGCTTCTCAATATGGATACAACTTGCGTCGTGTGTTTGAAAATGAGTATGCTTATGATGCTACTCGTTGGAGAAAAGCCAAAGAAGCGGCTAAAGCCGTTCTGGATTTCGAAGTCGGCGGAACCAAGCGTTATTCTCTCTATACGAAACATGATGCAAATGATTTCAAGGATCCGGCTGACGGTAATCTGAATGACAGCCGTGTATATGCTCGTTTGTGGGATATGTTTTATGATATGGATGCCTTTGCCAATGAGTATGTGTTCTTTATGACGAAGAGCAAGGATCAGGCATGGCAGGGTGATATTTATCCGCCCAGCCGTGAGGGAAGTTCGCGCCAGCAACCGGTGCAGGAACAAGTGGATGAATACGAATATATCGTAGGTGATTATGGCTATCCGGTATATTCGGCAGAAGCCCGCAAAGGTGGCTATGATGATACTAATCCGTATGTGAAAGGTACTCGTGACCCGCGTTTCTATCGCGATGTAATTTATCACGGAGCTCCTTACCGTAATAATAAGAACGAGTCGAAAACGATCAATACGGCGAGTGGTTCCGATAAGATTGGTGCTACCAATGCAACTACTACCGGTTATTATTTACGTAAATTCCAACAGGAGTCATGGAACAAATCCGGTAACTTCAGTATCAATGCGCCCGCCATCTGGCGTCTTCCGGAGTTTATTTATATTTATGCAGAGGCTTGTAATGAATTGGGCGAGGATATCGATGAAGCTTATAAATTGGTGAATACGGTTCGTGAACGTTCTTTTATGAAACCGATGCCGCCGGAAGTAAAGACTAATCAACAGTTGATGCGTGAATACATTCAGCGCGAACGTCGCGTGGAACTTTTTTATGAGGGAAAACGTCCGTGGACTTGCCGCTTGTATTTGGAACCCACCAGTAAGGAAGAGCTAGCAAAGGAAAGCCTTTGGAAATCGAGCGGGAGTGACAATTCAAAACGTACACAGAAATACTGGGCTGCCAATAACGGTGCATTGCCCCGTTGCCAGCGAATGATTAACGGAATGCGTCCGGTGCAGGATGAGAATGGGGCCATTACGGTTGACGGTGTGAAATATAGAATGGAGCGTTTCTGCGTGGAAGAACGTACGTTCTCTATTCAGCATTATCTGTTCCCGATTCGCCAGAGTGAGTTGCAGAAGACACCGACCATTGAACAAAATCCCGGATGGTAA
- a CDS encoding LamG domain-containing protein: MKRIYTYMCLLLLSVLSFAVTGCDDDDDVAKDLIELIVNKPVIRIGQNEEAKVNVVVGNGNYTVRSFNTAIATATVSGELITVKSGSQNGATTVEVMDGEGVVANISVNVGVFELEVNEPEVILEVAGEKQLIVSMGNFSSNDELSYEVEDETVVSMVNTDQFRPFYTLTGLKNGHTTVTFTDHKGKQAVVQVTVNPISIDVSNLTPRVGVNNKIMITVEKGNGGYSLTAEDEEIVAIQQVDDTRFNLIGKKAGITTVFVRDEAEQELSLTVTVVQADKVANLGSGNYFKVPFEYNGTADESLKNLSTITFEARFNIESLNGNDNGNARINTVMGIEKKFLLRVDVHKGGSNDEERFLQLAADDKGSIRYEGSTKIETNKWYDVAVVLDNSKSGSERIALYVNGVRETLQLSNGTPDDLKEINLTSDFYIGQSDGKRRLNGAISYARIWTKALSDQQISEQSGKLLSEDKDGMVANWLFNNGNGNTKTFVSLAGKSFEAEAANIVSSWKTDPILETSTPTE, encoded by the coding sequence ATGAAACGAATCTATACATATATGTGTCTGTTGCTTTTGTCGGTATTATCGTTTGCCGTTACAGGTTGTGATGACGATGACGATGTGGCTAAAGACTTGATAGAGTTGATTGTGAACAAACCGGTAATACGTATCGGGCAGAATGAGGAAGCCAAAGTGAATGTAGTGGTTGGAAACGGAAACTATACCGTGAGAAGTTTCAACACTGCCATTGCAACGGCTACCGTTTCCGGCGAATTGATAACTGTAAAAAGTGGCTCACAGAATGGGGCCACTACCGTCGAAGTAATGGATGGAGAAGGAGTAGTTGCCAATATTTCTGTGAATGTAGGTGTATTTGAATTGGAAGTGAATGAACCGGAGGTGATCTTGGAAGTTGCCGGTGAAAAGCAACTGATTGTTAGCATGGGAAACTTTTCCAGCAATGATGAATTGTCTTATGAGGTGGAGGATGAAACGGTTGTCAGCATGGTTAATACAGATCAGTTCCGTCCTTTCTATACTTTGACAGGTTTGAAGAACGGACATACAACAGTGACTTTTACAGACCATAAAGGAAAACAGGCAGTGGTTCAGGTGACGGTAAATCCGATTTCTATCGATGTCTCCAACCTGACACCGAGAGTGGGAGTCAACAATAAGATCATGATTACGGTAGAAAAAGGGAACGGAGGTTATAGTCTGACAGCAGAGGATGAAGAGATTGTAGCTATTCAGCAGGTGGATGACACTCGTTTCAATTTAATAGGTAAAAAAGCGGGTATCACTACCGTGTTTGTCAGAGACGAAGCGGAACAGGAATTAAGTCTGACCGTTACGGTGGTACAGGCAGATAAAGTAGCGAACCTAGGTAGCGGTAATTACTTTAAAGTACCGTTTGAATATAATGGTACGGCAGATGAATCGCTAAAGAATTTGAGTACGATCACATTTGAGGCTCGTTTCAATATTGAGTCGTTGAATGGCAATGACAATGGAAATGCCCGGATTAATACGGTGATGGGTATAGAGAAGAAATTCCTGCTGCGTGTCGACGTGCATAAGGGAGGAAGCAATGATGAAGAACGTTTCCTTCAGCTTGCTGCAGATGATAAAGGTAGTATTCGCTATGAGGGCTCTACTAAGATAGAAACCAATAAGTGGTATGATGTGGCTGTGGTATTGGATAATAGTAAGAGCGGAAGCGAACGGATTGCATTGTATGTAAATGGTGTCAGAGAAACGCTTCAATTATCAAACGGTACGCCGGATGATTTGAAAGAGATCAATCTTACTTCTGATTTCTACATCGGCCAGTCTGATGGTAAACGCCGGTTGAACGGAGCTATCAGTTATGCCCGTATTTGGACAAAAGCCTTGTCGGATCAACAGATCTCCGAGCAGAGCGGCAAGTTGTTGAGTGAGGATAAGGATGGAATGGTAGCTAATTGGTTATTCAATAATGGAAATGGTAATACCAAGACATTTGTGTCCTTGGCAGGAAAGAGCTTCGAAGCAGAGGCGGCAAATATTGTTTCAAGTTGGAAAACAGATCCGATATTGGAAACAAGTACTCCTACAGAATAA
- a CDS encoding sulfatase: MNKKKLFPLALVPLAATALQAQSKVQTELTGKRPNIILFMVDDMGWQDTSLPFWTQKTHYNELYETPNMERLARQGMMFTQAYASSISSPSRCSLLTGANAARHRVTNWTLKKSTMTDRKDKLLTVPEWNYNGISQVPGTNNTFVGTSFVQILKDSGYHTIHCGKAHFGAIDTPGEDPHHWGFEVNIAGHAAGGLASYLGEENYGHTKDGKPISLMAVPGLEKYWGTETFVTEALTLEAIKALDKAKKYNQPFYLYMAQYAIHIPLNKDKRFYDKYKKKGMTDHEAAYATLIEGMDKSLGDLMNWLEKNGEANNTIIIFMSDNGGLASESGWRDGKLHTQNYPLNSGKGSTYEGGIREPLIVSWPGVVAPDSKCDKYLLIEDFYPTILEMAGIKKYKTVQPIDGISFVPLLKQTGNPSKGRSLFWNMPNNWGNDGPGINFNCAVRNGDWKLIYYYGTGKKELFNIPDDIGESNDLSAQHPDIVKKLSKELGNFLRKVDAQRPTFKATGKPCPWPDEIK; the protein is encoded by the coding sequence ATGAATAAAAAGAAACTATTCCCCCTCGCACTTGTGCCGCTCGCTGCAACTGCTTTGCAAGCACAAAGTAAAGTACAGACGGAACTGACGGGCAAACGTCCCAACATCATTCTCTTTATGGTAGATGATATGGGATGGCAAGACACCTCTCTCCCATTCTGGACGCAAAAGACACACTATAACGAATTGTACGAGACGCCTAATATGGAACGTCTTGCCCGGCAAGGTATGATGTTTACCCAAGCGTATGCAAGCAGTATCAGTTCTCCTTCCAGATGCAGCCTCCTCACCGGAGCTAACGCAGCGCGTCACCGGGTAACCAACTGGACACTCAAAAAAAGCACTATGACAGACCGCAAAGATAAGCTGCTTACTGTACCGGAATGGAATTATAATGGTATCAGCCAAGTACCCGGCACTAACAATACCTTTGTAGGAACTTCTTTCGTACAAATCCTAAAAGATAGCGGTTATCACACCATCCATTGCGGAAAAGCCCATTTCGGTGCCATAGATACTCCGGGAGAAGATCCGCATCACTGGGGATTCGAAGTAAATATTGCCGGACACGCTGCCGGCGGACTCGCCAGCTATCTCGGCGAAGAGAACTACGGACATACCAAAGACGGGAAACCGATTTCACTGATGGCTGTCCCCGGACTCGAAAAATACTGGGGTACGGAGACTTTTGTAACCGAAGCGCTGACTTTGGAAGCCATTAAAGCACTGGATAAAGCAAAGAAATACAACCAACCTTTCTATCTGTATATGGCTCAATATGCTATCCACATACCGCTTAACAAGGATAAACGTTTCTATGATAAATACAAGAAGAAAGGAATGACCGACCACGAAGCAGCTTATGCCACCCTTATCGAAGGAATGGACAAAAGTCTTGGTGACTTAATGAACTGGCTGGAAAAGAACGGAGAAGCCAATAACACTATCATCATCTTTATGAGCGATAACGGAGGACTTGCATCCGAATCGGGATGGCGTGACGGCAAACTGCATACACAGAATTATCCTTTAAATAGCGGCAAAGGTTCTACTTACGAAGGAGGTATCCGCGAACCTTTGATTGTCAGTTGGCCGGGCGTAGTGGCTCCGGACAGCAAATGTGACAAGTATCTACTGATAGAAGATTTCTACCCTACGATCCTCGAAATGGCAGGAATCAAAAAATACAAAACAGTTCAGCCGATAGACGGTATCAGTTTCGTCCCTCTGTTGAAACAGACGGGCAATCCTTCTAAAGGCCGGAGCCTTTTCTGGAATATGCCTAACAACTGGGGAAATGACGGTCCCGGAATCAACTTTAATTGTGCCGTTCGAAACGGTGACTGGAAATTGATTTATTACTATGGAACAGGCAAGAAAGAGTTATTCAACATACCTGATGATATAGGAGAAAGCAACGACCTTAGTGCACAGCATCCGGACATCGTGAAGAAACTTTCTAAAGAGCTGGGCAACTTTCTAAGAAAAGTAGATGCACAACGACCGACTTTCAAAGCGACAGGTAAACCTTGTCCCTGGCCGGATGAAATTAAGTAA
- a CDS encoding Sip1-related alpha-galactosidase: MGRIIHICVCIFASILATTAMLAQNPFTYYKGKGYEDIAAYRMKKVIDLNTYIPSAPILYEQSVPEHQNTLSYKVALPPYLCGAFFSRDSRTDDHQWPNNTNRLLPWMFVRLQELTRDNYPGIPSNSQPSTLGDALLLQLSNGEYLFVKAVAGDNSLSWLQVNADGTLTLYISTLGEDHLTGKVPLLLTQRSQSVYDVFGNAYNALIADKKVSSLKRRVDKEYFEAFDYLGWCTWEHYHYDIDETKILNDMNAIEASGIPVRYVLIDDGHIANEDRQLTSLTPNKQRFPNGWTRIMKRKQTDKIKWIGLWYALSGYWAGISASNDFPPKVRQVLYSYNGSLLPGTSATNIDTFYEYFVNTMKKNGFDFLKIDNQSFTLPLYMGNTQVIRQAKDCNRALERQTDKAQIGLMNCMAQNIINTDNTLHSAVTRVSIDYKKYDENMAKSHLFQSYTNTLLLGQTVWPDHDMFHSSDTICGSLMARSKAISGGPVYLSDSPSDFIPDNILPLIDESGKIFRPSAPAIPTLESILTNPLQSGKDYRVSAPTGDEAVSIICYNLNTSPIHKEVKTFVSPKDYLVPKRTTGYFPADSILVFNWKKQTAEILATDKEMKLKGFTDCLFHLCPIRQGWGIIGIQEKYLSPATVQLLSRTNETLTLNVLCAGTLRIWVESQGKQELRSILIKKPGKIEISK, from the coding sequence ATGGGAAGAATAATCCACATCTGTGTATGTATTTTCGCTAGCATTCTGGCAACCACAGCAATGCTTGCTCAAAATCCGTTCACTTACTATAAAGGAAAAGGATACGAAGACATTGCAGCTTACCGGATGAAAAAAGTTATCGACCTGAACACCTATATTCCATCCGCCCCCATCTTATACGAACAATCAGTACCCGAACATCAAAATACACTTTCGTATAAAGTTGCACTGCCTCCGTATCTTTGTGGAGCATTCTTCAGCCGTGACTCCCGCACCGACGATCATCAATGGCCCAATAATACCAACCGGTTGCTCCCCTGGATGTTCGTCCGGTTGCAGGAGCTTACCCGGGATAACTATCCGGGCATCCCTTCCAACTCCCAACCTTCCACGCTGGGAGACGCCTTGCTTCTTCAACTCTCTAACGGCGAGTATTTGTTTGTTAAAGCCGTTGCAGGAGACAATAGCCTGAGTTGGCTTCAAGTCAATGCCGACGGAACACTTACACTTTATATCTCTACACTTGGAGAAGACCATTTAACGGGAAAAGTACCTCTCCTTCTAACTCAAAGGTCACAATCTGTATATGATGTATTTGGCAACGCCTATAATGCGTTGATTGCAGATAAAAAGGTATCTTCCTTAAAAAGAAGAGTAGATAAAGAATACTTCGAGGCATTCGATTATCTGGGATGGTGCACTTGGGAACATTATCATTATGATATTGACGAGACTAAAATATTAAATGACATGAATGCTATTGAAGCATCCGGCATCCCCGTACGTTATGTCTTGATTGATGACGGACACATAGCCAATGAAGACCGCCAGTTGACCAGCCTGACTCCGAACAAGCAACGTTTTCCCAATGGTTGGACCCGCATCATGAAGCGGAAACAAACAGATAAAATCAAATGGATAGGATTATGGTACGCCCTTTCAGGCTATTGGGCGGGAATTTCTGCCAGTAATGACTTTCCTCCCAAAGTCCGGCAGGTATTGTATTCCTACAACGGCAGCCTGCTGCCCGGTACAAGCGCCACTAACATCGATACCTTTTACGAATATTTTGTCAATACGATGAAAAAGAACGGATTTGATTTTCTGAAAATAGATAATCAATCTTTCACTCTTCCACTTTATATGGGTAATACACAGGTTATCCGACAGGCTAAAGACTGTAACCGTGCGTTGGAACGTCAAACCGACAAAGCACAGATAGGCTTAATGAATTGTATGGCACAGAATATAATAAACACAGACAATACATTACATAGCGCCGTTACCCGTGTCAGCATTGACTACAAAAAGTATGATGAAAACATGGCAAAATCACATCTGTTCCAGTCATACACCAATACACTTCTGCTGGGACAGACTGTTTGGCCGGATCATGACATGTTTCATTCCTCTGATACGATTTGTGGTAGCTTGATGGCACGTTCCAAGGCTATTTCCGGCGGACCCGTTTATTTATCCGATTCTCCAAGTGACTTTATTCCGGACAACATACTACCTCTCATTGATGAATCAGGAAAAATATTCCGCCCTTCCGCACCGGCAATCCCAACTCTGGAATCTATTCTGACTAATCCTTTGCAAAGTGGTAAAGACTACCGGGTATCAGCACCTACAGGAGACGAGGCCGTTTCTATTATTTGCTATAACCTCAATACTTCTCCCATCCATAAAGAAGTGAAAACATTCGTGAGCCCTAAAGACTACCTTGTCCCGAAAAGGACAACCGGTTATTTTCCTGCTGATAGTATATTGGTATTCAACTGGAAAAAACAAACAGCTGAAATACTGGCTACAGATAAAGAAATGAAATTAAAAGGCTTTACAGACTGTTTATTCCACCTTTGTCCTATCCGACAAGGTTGGGGAATAATCGGAATACAGGAAAAATATTTATCACCTGCTACCGTACAGCTACTTTCCCGTACCAATGAAACACTGACATTAAATGTTCTTTGTGCAGGGACGCTAAGGATATGGGTGGAATCCCAGGGGAAACAGGAACTGCGGAGTATCCTGATAAAAAAGCCTGGTAAAATTGAAATCAGTAAATAA
- a CDS encoding alpha-L-fucosidase → MRKFYYLSLFLFCSVCSFAQQQDIPVPKPHQLKWHEAELGAVFHYDLHVFDGIRYGQGNNRINPIEDYNIFNPTELNTDQWVEAAKAAGCKFAVLTATHETGFGLWQSDVNPYCLKAVKWRDGKGDIVRDFVNSCRKYGIQPGIYVGIRWNSLLGIHNFKAEGEGEFARNRQAWYKRLCEKMVTELCTRYGDLYMIWFDGGADDPHGDGPDVEPIVNKYQPECLFYHNIDRADFRWGGSETGTVEYPCWSTFPVPCSHHKRIESNTDQLELLKHGDKDGKYWVPAMADTPLRGANGRHEWFWEPDDENNIYPLDVLMDKYEKSVGRNATLILGLTPDPTGLIPTGDAQRLKEMGEEINRRFSSPVAHTSGQKKSLTLNLGKKQTVNYCIIQENIKNGERIRQYKIEAKINGKWQTIRTGESVGHKRIEKFELVEASALRFTVLGSIALPDIINFSAFNVK, encoded by the coding sequence ATGAGAAAATTTTATTATCTTTCCCTCTTTCTCTTCTGTTCCGTTTGCAGTTTTGCACAACAACAAGATATTCCTGTCCCTAAGCCACATCAATTGAAATGGCATGAAGCCGAATTGGGAGCCGTGTTTCACTACGACTTGCATGTCTTTGACGGTATCCGCTACGGACAAGGCAACAATCGCATCAATCCTATTGAAGATTACAACATATTCAACCCGACAGAACTAAATACCGACCAATGGGTAGAAGCCGCAAAAGCTGCCGGATGCAAGTTTGCCGTACTGACAGCCACCCATGAAACCGGATTCGGACTCTGGCAAAGCGATGTCAACCCCTACTGCCTGAAAGCTGTGAAATGGAGAGACGGAAAAGGAGATATAGTCCGCGATTTCGTCAATTCCTGCCGCAAATACGGTATTCAACCGGGCATTTACGTAGGTATCCGGTGGAATTCCCTGCTAGGCATTCACAACTTCAAAGCTGAAGGTGAGGGTGAATTTGCCCGGAACCGTCAGGCTTGGTATAAACGCCTGTGCGAAAAGATGGTTACAGAACTTTGCACACGTTATGGTGACCTATATATGATATGGTTTGACGGCGGAGCTGATGATCCGCATGGTGACGGTCCCGATGTAGAACCAATCGTAAACAAATACCAACCGGAGTGTCTTTTCTATCATAATATCGACCGTGCCGACTTCCGTTGGGGAGGCTCGGAAACGGGTACGGTGGAATATCCCTGCTGGTCTACCTTTCCAGTTCCCTGTTCACATCATAAACGTATTGAAAGTAACACCGACCAATTAGAGTTGTTAAAACATGGTGATAAAGACGGTAAGTATTGGGTTCCTGCCATGGCGGACACACCACTAAGAGGAGCAAACGGACGTCACGAATGGTTTTGGGAACCGGATGACGAGAATAACATTTATCCGTTGGACGTCCTGATGGATAAATATGAAAAGTCCGTAGGACGAAATGCCACCCTTATCCTCGGATTGACTCCTGACCCCACCGGGCTTATCCCTACAGGAGACGCACAACGACTGAAAGAGATGGGAGAAGAAATAAATCGTCGGTTCTCTTCACCGGTAGCACATACTTCGGGGCAAAAGAAAAGTCTGACTCTGAACCTCGGAAAGAAACAAACCGTAAATTACTGTATCATCCAGGAAAATATAAAAAACGGTGAACGTATCCGCCAATATAAGATAGAAGCAAAAATAAATGGGAAGTGGCAAACTATCCGCACCGGGGAATCTGTAGGACACAAGCGTATCGAAAAGTTTGAGCTGGTAGAAGCATCCGCGTTAAGGTTTACTGTTCTTGGTTCTATCGCACTGCCGGACATTATCAATTTCAGTGCATTTAATGTCAAATAA
- a CDS encoding sulfatase — protein MAAPVLPVLSQTSPNLVFIMADQYRGDAIGCIGKELVKTPCLDKLASEGVLFTNAVSSYPVSSPARAMLMTGMYPIHNKVTGNCNSQTAPYGVELSQDARCWSDVLKDMNYQTGYIGKWHLDSPYKPYVDTYNNRGKVAWNEWCPPERRHGFEHWIAYGTYDYHLKPMYWNTTAPRDSFYYVNQWGPAYEADKAIEYIQLQKNKQQPFALVVSMNPPHTGYELVPDNYKAIYKDLDVEALCANRPDIPAKGTTMGDYFRNNIRNYYACITGVDENVGRIIDELKRNGLFDNTIVVFTSDHGICMGAHENAGKDIFYEEAMRIPMIISWPERIKPRKEENLMIGFADLYPSLLSLMGFRKEIPETVQTFDLSREILGCSKREVVQPYYYVQFDNHATGYRGLRTKAHTFVVHATNGVIDDTILFDRTKDPHQMNNIAKQHPRLVRKFCKQLKDWLTQTDDPFANYIKP, from the coding sequence ATCGCTGCTCCGGTTCTTCCAGTCTTATCACAAACATCTCCCAACCTAGTTTTCATTATGGCCGATCAATACCGCGGAGACGCTATCGGTTGCATAGGCAAAGAACTGGTAAAAACTCCCTGCCTGGACAAACTTGCTTCCGAAGGAGTCTTGTTTACCAATGCCGTCAGCAGCTATCCCGTTTCGTCACCGGCACGAGCCATGTTAATGACAGGGATGTATCCCATTCACAATAAAGTGACAGGCAATTGCAATTCGCAAACAGCCCCCTATGGAGTAGAGCTTTCACAAGACGCCCGCTGCTGGAGTGATGTATTGAAAGACATGAATTATCAGACCGGATATATCGGCAAATGGCATCTGGATTCTCCATATAAACCTTATGTGGATACTTATAATAATAGAGGAAAAGTAGCATGGAACGAATGGTGTCCGCCCGAACGCCGTCACGGATTCGAACATTGGATAGCTTACGGAACGTATGACTATCATTTGAAACCAATGTATTGGAATACGACCGCTCCCCGTGACAGTTTCTATTATGTAAACCAATGGGGACCTGCCTATGAAGCTGACAAGGCAATCGAATATATCCAATTACAAAAGAACAAGCAACAACCTTTTGCACTGGTCGTTTCGATGAATCCGCCGCATACGGGATACGAACTGGTGCCGGACAATTACAAAGCCATATACAAAGATCTGGATGTAGAAGCACTCTGCGCCAACCGACCGGACATTCCTGCTAAAGGAACAACAATGGGAGACTATTTTAGAAACAACATCCGTAACTACTATGCCTGCATCACGGGTGTAGATGAGAATGTAGGGCGTATCATTGACGAACTAAAAAGAAATGGACTTTTTGACAATACAATCGTAGTCTTTACTTCCGACCACGGTATTTGTATGGGTGCCCACGAAAATGCAGGTAAAGATATTTTCTACGAAGAAGCAATGCGCATCCCTATGATTATTTCATGGCCGGAACGGATAAAGCCACGCAAAGAAGAGAATCTGATGATTGGCTTTGCCGACCTGTATCCTTCTCTCCTATCCTTGATGGGATTCCGGAAAGAAATCCCCGAAACTGTGCAGACGTTCGACCTGTCCCGTGAGATTCTCGGCTGCAGCAAACGGGAAGTCGTACAGCCATACTACTATGTGCAGTTTGACAATCATGCCACCGGATATCGGGGGCTGCGCACAAAGGCTCATACTTTTGTAGTACATGCCACCAATGGCGTAATAGATGACACAATTCTTTTTGACCGGACAAAAGACCCGCATCAAATGAATAATATCGCCAAACAACATCCCCGGCTAGTCCGGAAGTTCTGCAAACAACTGAAAGACTGGCTCACCCAAACCGATGACCCATTTGCAAATTATATAAAACCATAA